The genomic interval GCCAACTACTGCATCGACCGCCAGTACCAGGGCCTGGATGTACTGTGCATCCAGAACGCCGCCACCTCCCGTGAATACATGGGGGTGCCGCACATCATCGAGAAGACCACCGGCGTCAAGCGCAAGGTGGTGGTGGTTGGCGCAGGCCCGGCCGGCATGGAAGCGGCCCGCGTGGCCGCCGAACGTGGCCACGACGTGACCCTGTTCGAGAAAAAAGACCAGATCGGCGGGCAGATCACCATTGCCGCCAAGGCACCGCAGCGTGACCAGATCGCCGGTATTACCCGCTGGTACCAGCTGGAACTGGCGCGCCTGAAAGTGGACCTGCGCCTGGGGACCGCTGCCAGCGTGGACGCCATCCAGGACCTGCGCCCGGATGTCATCGTGCTGGCGGTGGGCGGCCATCCGTTCGTCGAGCAGAACGAGCACTGGGGCGCTGCCGAAGGGCTGGTGGTCAGCAGCTGGGACGTACTTGACGGCAAGGTTGCGCCGGGCAAGAACGTGCTGGTGTACGACACCATTTGTGAATTCACCGGCATGTCGGCAGCAGACTACATTGCCGACAAAGGCAGCCAGGTTGAAATCGTCACCGACGACATCAAGCCGGGCGTGGCCATGGGCGGCACGACCTTCCCGACCTACTACCGCAGCATGTACCCGAAAGAAGTGATCATGACCGGCGACATGATGCTGGAAAAGGTCTACCGCGAAGGCGACAAGCTGGTGGCGGTGCTGGAGAACGAATACACCGGCGCCAAGGAAGAACGCGTGGTCGACCAGGTGGTGATCGAGAACGGCGTGCGACCCGATGAAGCACTGTACTACGCGCTGAAGGACGGCTCGCGCAACAAGGGCCAGATCGATGTGGAGGCGCTGTTCGCCATCAAGCCGCAGCCGATCCTCAGCCAGCCGGGCGAGGGCTACCTGCTGTATCGGATCGGCGACTGCGTGGCCCAGCGCAACGTGCATGCAGCGATCTACGACGCCTTGCGGCTGTGCAAGGATTTCTGATCCCGCGCGCCTAAACGCCGTAGACCCCTGTGGGAGCGGGCTTGCTCCGCGAATGCGTCAGCACCAACAACGATGTTGTCAGGCCGGACGTCTTCGCGGGACAAGCCCGCTCCCACAAGGGGCATAGCGGCGCAAGAATTCAGCTGTTGTTGTGGGAGCCTCCCATGTTGAACACCCTTCTACCCATCCTGCTGTTCGCTGCCCTTGGCCTGGCAGTGCTCGGCGCCCTGCGCCGGGTGCGCATGTGGCGGCGTGGCCGGGCTTCCAAGGTCGACCTGATCGGCGGCCTGCTGGCCATGCCGCGGCGCTACCTGGTGGACCTGCACCACGTGGTCGAGCGCGATAAGTACATGTCCAAGACCCACGTGGCTACCGCAGGCGGCTTCGTGCTGTCGGCCGCGCTGGCGATTCTGGTGCATGGCTTTGGCCTGCAGAGCAAAATCCTCGGCTACGCGTTACTGGTAGCCACGGTAATCATGTTTACCGGGGCCATCTTTGTCTTCAAGCGCCGCCTCAACCCGCCATCGCGCCTGTCCAAGGGGCCGTGGATGCGCTTGCCGAAGAGTCTGCTGGTATTCGCCGCAAGCTTCTTCATTGCCACCCTGCCGGTCGCCGGCATCCTGCCCGCCAACACGGGCGGCTGGGTGATGGTCGCCGTACTCGGCCTGGGCGTGCTGTGGGGTGTGTCGGAGCTGTTCTTCGGCATGACCTGGGGCGGCCCTATGAAGCACGCCTTCGCCGGTGCCCTGCACCTGGCCTGGCACCGCCGTGCCGAGCGCTTCGGCGGCGGCCGCTCCACCGGTCTCAAGCCGCTGGACCTGGAAGACCCGAACGCGCCGCTGGGCGTGGAAAAGCCGGCGGACTTCACCTGGAACCAGCTGCTGGGCTTCGACGCCTGCGTGCAGTGCGGTAAATGTGAAGCCATGTGCCCGGCCTTTGCTGCCGGCCAGCCGCTGAACCCGAAAAAGCTCATTCAGGACATGGTCATCGGCCTGGCCGGCGGCACGGACGCCCAGTTCGCCGGCAGCCCGTACCCGGGCAAGCCGATCGGTGAGCATGGCGGCCACCCGCACCAGCCGATCGTCAATGGTCTGGTCGACGCCGAAACGCTGTGGTCGTGCACCACTTGCCGTGCCTGCGTCGAGGAATGCCCGATGATGATCGAGCACGTCGATGCCATCGTCGACATGCGCCGCCACCTCACCCTGGAAAAGGGCGCCACCCCGAACAAGGGCGCCGAGGTGCTGGACAACCTGATCGCCACTGACAACCCAGGCGGCTTCGCCCCCGGCGGGCGCATGAACTGGGCAGCCGACCTCAACCTGCAACTGCTGTCGGAGGTGAAAACCACCGACGTGCTGTTCTGGGTTGGCGACGGTGCCTTCGACATGCGCAACCAGCGCACCCTGCGTTCGTTTGTCAAAGTGTTGAAGGCCTCGGGCGTGGACTTTGCCGTGCTCGGCCTGGAAGAACGCGACAGTGGCGACGTTGCCCGCCGCCTGGGCGACGAAGCGACTTTCCAGCAACTGGCCAAACGCAATATCCAGACCCTGGCCAAGTACACGTTCCAGCGCATCGTCACCTGCGACCCGCACAGCTTCCATGTGCTGAAGAACGAGTACGGCGCATTGGGCGGCGACTACCAGGTGCAGCACCACAGCACCTACATGGCCGAACTGATCGCGGCCAACAAGCTCAACCTCGGCCAGCACAAGGGCGGCAGCGTCACCTACCACGACCCTTGCTACCTGGGCCGCTACAACGGTGAGTACGAAGCACCGCGTGAAGTGCTCAAGGCGCTGGGTATCGAAGTGCGCGAGATGCAGCGCTCGGGCTTCCGTTCCCGTTGCTGCGGCGGTGGCGGTGGGGCGCCGATCACTGACATCCCGGGCAAGCAGCGTATCCCCGACATGCGCATGGACGACATCCGTGAGACCGAGGCCGAGCTGGTGGCCGTGGGTTGCCCACAATGCACCGCCATGCTCGAAGGCGTGGTCGAACCGCGCCCGCAGATCAAGGACCTGGCCGAGCTGGTGGCCGACGTGCTGATCGAAGAGGACGCGCCGTCTGCCGCAAAGCCGCAAACGGCCAAACGTGAACCTGCGGAGGTGCACTGATGAGCGACATTATCCGCCGCGACCCACGCGCCGAGTGGATCGCCCGTAACCGCCTGCACCCGCTGCATGCGGCCATGCAGACGCAACAGACCAGCTGGATGGGGCCCAATAGCCTGATCCGCAAGAACCCCCATGCGATTGCCGCAGGCTTCATCGGCCCGGCCGGCATCAAGCGCATCGACCGCAGCGGCGCCCAGCAGGGTACCGGTGTGGGCGGGCGGCGCACGGCGGCGGCAGAGGTCAAGCTGCCGCTGCACCAGGTGCCGGCGCCGGCGTTCTACATCGCCGTGGTGCCGGACATGGTCGGTGGTCGCCTGAGCAGCCACGACCGCGATTTGCTCGGCCTGGCCCACAGCCTGGCCGGCAGTGACGGCGCGGTGCTGGCGGTGGTCTTTAACGAGCACAAGGAAAGCAACTTTTCCACAGCCGGTGTCGACCGCCTGCTGGTCATCGAGGGCGAGGCCTTCGAGGGTTATGCACCGGAGCAACTGGTGCAGGGCCTGCGGGCTGTGGATAACCAGTTCACCCCGCGCCACTGGCTGCTGCCCGACAGCCGCACCGGTGGCGGCGAACTGGGCCGACGCCTGGGCGCGGCGCTGGGCGAGCGCCCGGCCACGCGGGTGTGGCAGGTCAAGGACGGCCAGTGCATCGGCCGCGCCGGTGCTGGCCAGCAAGACCTGCAACGTGCCGTGCCACGGCTGATCCTGGCGGCCGCCGAGTGCGCGGAGCCGGTCAGCGAAACCCGTCACGAAGCCTTGCCGGTGGAGTTGTCCACACGCGTGGCGCGCAGCCTGTCGCGCATCGAAGACCTGGGCTCGGTGGCCGTGGACCCGGCCACCATTGCCATGGCCGAGGCCGAGTTCATCATCTCGGGCGGCAATGGGGTCAAGGACTGGGACCTGTACCACCAGGCCACCGCAGCCCTTGGCGCCACCGAAGGTGCCTCGCGGGTGGCGGTGGACGACGGCTTCATGCCGCGCAATCGCCAGGTGGGTGCCACCGGTACCTGGGTCACCGCGCGCGTGTACGTGGCTGTGGGCATCTCGGGTGCCATCCAGCACCTGCAGGGCATCGGCGCCTGCGACAAGGTGGTGGCGATCAACATGGACCCGGGCTGCGACATGATCAAACGGGCGGACCTGTCGGTGATTGGCGACAGTTCGGCGATTCTCAAGGCACTGATCGAGGCTGTGGACAACTACCGCAGCGGCGGCCAGCGCGACGCGGCATAAGGGCACGAGCATGAGTACGAAAGTGATCAGCCTGGTTTCCATCGGTGCCCACCCAAGCTCCGGGCGCGCCCGCCGCGCCGAGCAGGATGCCCGCGCCGTGGAACTGGGTTTGCAGCTGGCTGGGGATAACTTGCAGGTGGTCCATGCCGGCAACCCACAGGAAGAAGCGCTGCGCGCCTACCTGGGCATGGGCCTGGACCATCTTGACGTGCTGGAGCAGCCGGCCGGTGCCGATGTGCTGGGCGTGCTGGGGGATTACCTGCGCGACGCCGGGGCACAGCTGGTGCTGACCGGTAGCCAGGCCGAGACGGGTGAAGGCTCGGGCATGCTGCCCTTCCTGCTGGCCGAAAAACTTGGCTGGCCGTTGATCGTGGGGCTGGCCGAGGTGGAGTCGATCGAGAACGGCACCGCCCAGGTATTGCAGGCGTTGCCGCGGGGCCAGCGGCGCCGGCTGAAAGTACGCCTGCCGCTGCTGGCGACTGTGGATAACGCTGCGCCCAAGCCGCGCCAGAGCGCATTCGGGCCCGCGCGACGGGGTGTGCTGGCTGCGCGTAATGTGGCCATTGTCGAAGATGAGTTGCTGGCCGATGCCGAGTTGCAACCGGCCCGTCCCCGGCCCAAGCGCCTGAAGGTGATCAAGGCCAAGAGCGGTGCGGACCGCATGAAAGCAGCAACGGCAAAGGCCAGTGGCGGCGGTGGCAAGGTGCTGAAGGATGTTTCGCCACAGGAAGGTGCTGAGGCCATCCTCAAGCTGCTGGTGGAAGAGGGCGTGCTGCGCTAAAGCCTTACGCGCTCTTCGGCAAGCCCCCCTCACTCTGTGGGAGCGGGCTTGCCCCGCGAACACCGGCGCAGCCGGTGCCATGCACCGCGTCGCCAGCTTCGCGGGGCAAGCCCGCTCCCACAACGACCCCCTGATCTGTTGCAGGCACATTCCGCCTGTGCATAAGTCCCTCCTTTTCCCCACCGCACCGCCAGATTTGACGGAAATGGCACAACCATCAGGTGCAACTCTGTTTTGCCCACGGAATCTGTTCGCCAAGGTGTGGATAAAGTGTTGGTGTATGGCTGGGGGCCATATATAACGGGGCTCACAGAGTTTTGATCATAAACTGATCAAATGTGAGCCGGCTCCTCAGCCACAGATATGCGTGCCTCCCGCAGGTTTTGCCCACAATCGCTGTTAGCGGGTCTGTGGATAATCTGTTCGGCGCTACCTGAAAGCCGCGCAGCTCCTCGCTTGTGAGTGATTGATTAAGAAATGATCAAATGGGCATGGATATCTTCTGATCACTGATTTTCAAGGCGTTGAATCGCTTATCCACACCCGACGCGCTGCATGTTCGCGCTTTGTTCACAAACTCTGTTGGTGAGTCTGTGGATAAGGTGTATGGAGTCCTCTGTGGCCCAACAGTTAGGCTGCCTTGCTGGCTTTGATCAAAAAATGAGCAGTCATTCACCTGATATTTATGTCAGTAGCCACACCTTTCATTCACCGCTACGGTATTCCAAACAATTAAAACTTGTGCATAACCTATGGCGGCTCATTTTTTGACGACAGACCTGCAGCGCTCCGTGTTGCCAGGTCTGCACGCTTATTCACCTTACGGCTTCATGAAAACCAGCCCAGCACCGGTGCTGGCTTTTGGTGGCCAGCATCGTGATCCGCTCACGGGCAATTATCCGTTGGGCAATGGCCGTCGCTTCTATAGCCCGACCCTCTTGCGCTTTACGACCTGTGACTCGCTCAGCCCGTTTTCCAAGGGGGGTATCAATGGGTACGCCTACTGTGGCGGAGATCCGGTAAACCGGCATGACCCAAACGGTGCATTCTGGGGCGTCATACTCAGGGGCATTGGCTTGCTCTCCAGCGGTGCCACCTTCTCGGGCGCGACGGTTCGAACAATGAGGAATGTGGTCGGGCGCAGGTCGGCTGCTCGGTTGGCTAACGGCGTGCCCGCTGATTATCAGGAGCTACCGCTTACAGCCAGAATTTCGAACCAGCAGTTCAGTTTGACCGGCGCTTTTGGCGTAGCCGGGCAGGTGGTCGCCGCTGCCAACGGGGTGACCCCAAGCGTTCAGAGCGCTGTGGATCTCATCGCGCTAGGAAATACGGTCACAAATCTGAGCGGTGGTTTGACAGGAAATTTCGCCGCAGCACGTGAAGTAGCCCACTACATGCGGACTTATCCACGTGACACTCACCGGTTATTGGGGAATACGTTCATGGATTTGACGATGTTGGACGAGATGCTCTCTACCGTAGGCCGTGGGTTGGCATATGTAGGCAGAGGATTTGCAGCCGCTGCGAGCTGGATCAGGTCGTTACGATCGGTGCCTCATGATGTCCAGGTATAGGGAAATCTCCGAGCATACGGTTTGCCTGGCGCGCTCACGCTGTTAAGTTCGGAGCGCTGCCAGGCCACCGATGATGGTTTACTGCGCCTTCACCTCTTTCAGGTATGGAGCAGGCTCTGCGCCCAAGTTGGCCAACACGCGGTCGCTGTACCAGTCAATGAAGTTCACCACACCAAACTCGTAAGTCTTCGAGTAAGGCCCAGGCTGGTACGCCGTAGAGTTGATGCCACGCTGGTTCTCTTCCGCCAGGCGGCGGTCCTGGTCGTTGGTAGCGTCCCACACCTTGCGCATGCGCTCCGGGTCGTAATCGACGCCTTCGACCGCATCCTTGTGCACCAGCCACTTGGTGGTGACCATGGTTTCCTGGGCGCTGATCGGCCACACGGTGAACACGATCATGTGGTCGCCCATGCAGTGGTTCCACGAGTGCGGCAGGTGCAGGATGCGCATCGAGCCCAGGTCCGGGTTCTTGATGCGGCCCATCAGCTTCTGGCAGGCCTGTTTGCCGTCCATGGTCATCGATACCGTGCCTTTGAGCAGGGGCATGCGCACGATACGGTTACGCAGGCCATGGCTCTTATGCAGGTACGGGATTTTTTCGGCTTCCCAGGCGGCGGCCGAAGCGGCCACGTGGTCCTTGAATTCCTGGCTGGCGCGCGGGTCGTTGGTGTCGTCCCACTCCAGCAGGGTTTGCAGCAGCTCCGGGTGCGAACCGCTGCAGTGGTAGCACTCGCGGTTGTTTTCCAGCACCAGCTTCCAGTTGGCCTTTTCCATCAAGGTGGTGTGCACCGCCACCTTGGTGTTCTCCATATCGTACGGTTCCATGTAGTGTTCCAGGGTAGCCAGGAACTCGTCGATGGCAGGCGGGTTTTCTGCCAGGCTGATGAAGATATAGCCACCGGCCACCTTCACATGCACCGGCTTCAGGCCGTACTCCTTCATGTCGAAGTCGGCGCCCATTTCGGTGCCGGCGAACAGCAGGCGGCCGTCCAGTTCATAGGTCCACTGGTGGTAATGGCAGACCAGCTTGGCCACCTTGCCTTTGTCGCTGACGCACAAACGCGAACCACGGTGGCGGCAGACGTTATGGAAGGCGTGCACCTTGCCTTCGGCACCCCGCACCACCAGGATCGGGTTTTTGCCGATCTGCAGGGTGATGTAGTTACCTTTCGCCGGAATTTCGCAAGTCATGCCAGCGATCAACCATTCTTTCTGGAAGATCTCCTGCATGTCGATCTGGAACAGACGCTCGTCGGTGTAGAAAGGCTGGGGCAGCGAGTAGGTGCGCTCGCGGGTCTGCAGCATCTCGGCGGTAGCCTTGCGTGCAGGTTCCAGTGGATCGCCCAGGCTCAGGGTTGCGGTGACGTCCATCGTGTATTCCTCGGGGCCGTGTGCGGCCGGCAAAAGGTGGCTAATCGTTGTTGTTGCCGCAAGGCGGTTATCAGCGGCTTTTTGTTTAAACAGCAGGCATGTTTATTTGCCGTGGAGTGTGCGTCCGAAGACGCCGCGAACCGTATCCATGGGCGACATGGCCGAATTGAATTACGACGCGCCAGCCCTTGTAGCGCGGGGCTGGTCGCGATAAGCACGCCGATGTCGCTGGCAGGAATGTACGTCGCTCTCAGCTTGCGCATTATCCAAGCCATAAAAAGCCCACTAGTCGGCTGCTGGAGATGAACATGTCCGATACCTTCCTCAATCCGGTCACCACCCAGACCTGGGCCAACGGCCGCCACATCGTGCGCTGCGTCAAGGTCATCCAGGAGA from Pseudomonas fortuita carries:
- the dgcB gene encoding dimethylglycine demethylation protein DgcB, whose amino-acid sequence is MLNTLLPILLFAALGLAVLGALRRVRMWRRGRASKVDLIGGLLAMPRRYLVDLHHVVERDKYMSKTHVATAGGFVLSAALAILVHGFGLQSKILGYALLVATVIMFTGAIFVFKRRLNPPSRLSKGPWMRLPKSLLVFAASFFIATLPVAGILPANTGGWVMVAVLGLGVLWGVSELFFGMTWGGPMKHAFAGALHLAWHRRAERFGGGRSTGLKPLDLEDPNAPLGVEKPADFTWNQLLGFDACVQCGKCEAMCPAFAAGQPLNPKKLIQDMVIGLAGGTDAQFAGSPYPGKPIGEHGGHPHQPIVNGLVDAETLWSCTTCRACVEECPMMIEHVDAIVDMRRHLTLEKGATPNKGAEVLDNLIATDNPGGFAPGGRMNWAADLNLQLLSEVKTTDVLFWVGDGAFDMRNQRTLRSFVKVLKASGVDFAVLGLEERDSGDVARRLGDEATFQQLAKRNIQTLAKYTFQRIVTCDPHSFHVLKNEYGALGGDYQVQHHSTYMAELIAANKLNLGQHKGGSVTYHDPCYLGRYNGEYEAPREVLKALGIEVREMQRSGFRSRCCGGGGGAPITDIPGKQRIPDMRMDDIRETEAELVAVGCPQCTAMLEGVVEPRPQIKDLAELVADVLIEEDAPSAAKPQTAKREPAEVH
- the etfA gene encoding electron transfer flavoprotein subunit alpha yields the protein MSDIIRRDPRAEWIARNRLHPLHAAMQTQQTSWMGPNSLIRKNPHAIAAGFIGPAGIKRIDRSGAQQGTGVGGRRTAAAEVKLPLHQVPAPAFYIAVVPDMVGGRLSSHDRDLLGLAHSLAGSDGAVLAVVFNEHKESNFSTAGVDRLLVIEGEAFEGYAPEQLVQGLRAVDNQFTPRHWLLPDSRTGGGELGRRLGAALGERPATRVWQVKDGQCIGRAGAGQQDLQRAVPRLILAAAECAEPVSETRHEALPVELSTRVARSLSRIEDLGSVAVDPATIAMAEAEFIISGGNGVKDWDLYHQATAALGATEGASRVAVDDGFMPRNRQVGATGTWVTARVYVAVGISGAIQHLQGIGACDKVVAINMDPGCDMIKRADLSVIGDSSAILKALIEAVDNYRSGGQRDAA
- the etfB gene encoding electron transfer flavoprotein subunit beta, with translation MSTKVISLVSIGAHPSSGRARRAEQDARAVELGLQLAGDNLQVVHAGNPQEEALRAYLGMGLDHLDVLEQPAGADVLGVLGDYLRDAGAQLVLTGSQAETGEGSGMLPFLLAEKLGWPLIVGLAEVESIENGTAQVLQALPRGQRRRLKVRLPLLATVDNAAPKPRQSAFGPARRGVLAARNVAIVEDELLADAELQPARPRPKRLKVIKAKSGADRMKAATAKASGGGGKVLKDVSPQEGAEAILKLLVEEGVLR
- a CDS encoding RHS repeat-associated core domain-containing protein; protein product: MTTDLQRSVLPGLHAYSPYGFMKTSPAPVLAFGGQHRDPLTGNYPLGNGRRFYSPTLLRFTTCDSLSPFSKGGINGYAYCGGDPVNRHDPNGAFWGVILRGIGLLSSGATFSGATVRTMRNVVGRRSAARLANGVPADYQELPLTARISNQQFSLTGAFGVAGQVVAAANGVTPSVQSAVDLIALGNTVTNLSGGLTGNFAAAREVAHYMRTYPRDTHRLLGNTFMDLTMLDEMLSTVGRGLAYVGRGFAAAASWIRSLRSVPHDVQV
- the gbcA gene encoding glycine-betaine demethylase subunit GbcA; its protein translation is MDVTATLSLGDPLEPARKATAEMLQTRERTYSLPQPFYTDERLFQIDMQEIFQKEWLIAGMTCEIPAKGNYITLQIGKNPILVVRGAEGKVHAFHNVCRHRGSRLCVSDKGKVAKLVCHYHQWTYELDGRLLFAGTEMGADFDMKEYGLKPVHVKVAGGYIFISLAENPPAIDEFLATLEHYMEPYDMENTKVAVHTTLMEKANWKLVLENNRECYHCSGSHPELLQTLLEWDDTNDPRASQEFKDHVAASAAAWEAEKIPYLHKSHGLRNRIVRMPLLKGTVSMTMDGKQACQKLMGRIKNPDLGSMRILHLPHSWNHCMGDHMIVFTVWPISAQETMVTTKWLVHKDAVEGVDYDPERMRKVWDATNDQDRRLAEENQRGINSTAYQPGPYSKTYEFGVVNFIDWYSDRVLANLGAEPAPYLKEVKAQ